One window of Chloroflexus aggregans DSM 9485 genomic DNA carries:
- a CDS encoding NUDIX hydrolase, which translates to MNVHSALDWLPPHHRTEVVLLADQYGVPHHRHVILTDGEFDPLIKTDRLGEVGMVVRRRDGGILVARKTYYPPEIFRLLTGGIAPNEPIAVALEREIAEETSLTVRIERFLGIITYEARQPILRRFVSYVFWLTELGGTLHVADPTEQVAEMRTVAPPMLPALAATLRQLPSTTDPAINGRWASWGQFRAVMHEEVAGWLPA; encoded by the coding sequence ATGAACGTACACTCAGCACTCGATTGGCTACCACCACACCACCGTACAGAAGTAGTACTGCTCGCCGACCAATACGGTGTACCGCACCACCGTCACGTTATCCTCACCGACGGCGAGTTTGATCCCCTGATCAAGACCGACCGGTTAGGTGAGGTGGGAATGGTGGTGCGTCGGCGTGACGGCGGCATTCTGGTGGCGCGTAAAACCTACTACCCGCCGGAAATCTTCCGCTTGCTCACCGGTGGTATCGCTCCTAACGAACCGATCGCCGTCGCGCTTGAGCGTGAAATCGCTGAAGAGACGAGCCTTACGGTGCGCATCGAGCGCTTCCTCGGTATTATCACCTACGAAGCACGGCAGCCCATTCTCCGTCGATTTGTGAGCTACGTCTTCTGGCTTACCGAATTGGGCGGTACGCTCCACGTCGCCGACCCAACAGAACAAGTCGCCGAAATGCGCACCGTTGCCCCGCCAATGTTGCCGGCACTGGCTGCAACGTTACGGCAGTTACCGTCTACTACCGATCCGGCGATCAATGGACGTTGGGCCAGTTGGGGCCAATTCCGTGCCGTGATGCATGAAGAAGTAGCGGGGTGGCTACCGGCATAA
- a CDS encoding DUF4491 family protein has translation MMWQGLAIGLFSLGIIGFGFFWVIRMEYHLGYLWWPYPLLLGIGIIIGSLFVVDAGWSALLGVTGASFIWGATELKEQAVRADLGWFPRNPNAKPLPPFASLIRKIRAPHL, from the coding sequence ATGATGTGGCAAGGGTTAGCAATAGGTCTCTTTAGTCTTGGAATTATCGGCTTCGGCTTTTTCTGGGTCATCCGAATGGAATACCATCTCGGCTATTTGTGGTGGCCGTACCCCCTCCTGTTGGGAATCGGCATAATCATCGGCTCACTATTTGTTGTCGACGCCGGCTGGTCGGCACTCCTCGGTGTCACCGGAGCATCGTTCATTTGGGGAGCGACTGAGTTGAAGGAGCAAGCGGTACGTGCCGACTTGGGATGGTTCCCACGTAACCCGAACGCTAAGCCGTTGCCACCGTTTGCATCGCTGATCCGGAAGATCAGGGCTCCGCATCTGTAG
- a CDS encoding DUF4491 family protein — MIQTSGLWLAIATFLSIWWGHVGVRWLEAKSTDIRPPMVVLIIAGFALNVAALFAPNITISGVCSVVGISLWWDAFELVRQDRRVRHGHAPANPANPRHARYLAAGTATIHDPLDREPSDPMEPVPHSIERNAEIA; from the coding sequence ATGATACAAACAAGCGGTCTTTGGCTCGCAATCGCTACGTTTCTCAGCATCTGGTGGGGACACGTCGGGGTACGTTGGCTCGAAGCGAAAAGCACTGATATTCGCCCACCAATGGTTGTGTTGATCATCGCCGGCTTTGCGCTGAACGTAGCAGCTCTCTTTGCACCAAATATCACCATCAGCGGCGTGTGCAGTGTTGTTGGGATTTCACTCTGGTGGGATGCCTTTGAACTAGTTCGGCAAGACCGGCGCGTGCGCCACGGCCATGCCCCGGCCAATCCGGCTAATCCGCGCCATGCACGGTATCTGGCAGCGGGCACGGCGACAATTCACGATCCTCTCGATCGCGAACCGTCCGATCCGATGGAACCGGTCCCACACTCGATCGAGCGTAATGCCGAGATTGCATAA
- the rpsA gene encoding 30S ribosomal protein S1 translates to MEELKHAGNNTNNEDVRQPDLNDLMERGDQALMEQILSDPAHTYRNLKHGDTVDGRIMRIDRDEILVDIGAKAEGVVPSREMQTLSEEDRAALKVGDTILVFVVQSEDKEGRAILSIDKARQEKSWRALQEYYERGEIIYARVKNYNKGGLLVDLDGVRGFVPASQVSSVSRASEAQKQSEMARLVNVELPLKVIEINRNRNRLILSERQALVETRETKKDELLASLQEGDVREGVVSSVCDFGVFVDIGGADGLVHLSEISWSRVKHPSEVLKVGDKVKVSILNIDHERKRIALSIKRTQSEPWTRVAERYQLGQIVEGTVTQLASFGAFVRIEDGVEGLIHVSEMGDERIQHPRDVLSEGQVVQARIIRIDPARKRMGLSLRLQQEPSEGGTATEEAG, encoded by the coding sequence ATGGAAGAGTTGAAGCATGCCGGTAATAACACAAACAATGAAGACGTTCGCCAACCTGATCTAAACGATCTGATGGAGCGTGGCGATCAGGCGCTGATGGAACAGATACTGAGCGATCCGGCCCATACCTACCGTAACCTCAAACACGGTGACACCGTTGATGGGCGGATCATGCGGATCGACCGAGATGAAATCTTGGTCGACATAGGCGCCAAAGCCGAAGGTGTTGTCCCTAGCCGGGAGATGCAGACCCTCAGTGAAGAAGATCGAGCTGCGCTCAAAGTTGGTGATACCATTCTTGTTTTCGTTGTCCAATCGGAAGACAAAGAAGGCCGTGCGATTTTATCAATCGATAAAGCTCGGCAAGAAAAAAGCTGGCGCGCATTGCAAGAGTATTACGAGCGGGGCGAAATTATCTATGCCCGCGTCAAGAATTACAACAAGGGCGGCCTGCTAGTCGATCTCGATGGTGTGCGCGGGTTTGTCCCTGCGTCGCAGGTGTCGAGTGTTAGCCGTGCTTCGGAGGCGCAAAAGCAATCCGAAATGGCGCGGCTGGTAAATGTTGAGCTGCCGCTAAAAGTGATTGAGATCAACCGCAACCGCAACCGCCTGATTCTGTCCGAACGGCAGGCGTTGGTCGAAACCCGTGAGACGAAGAAAGACGAGTTGCTCGCATCGTTACAAGAGGGTGATGTGCGCGAAGGAGTGGTCTCGTCGGTCTGCGATTTCGGTGTCTTCGTCGATATTGGCGGCGCCGATGGGTTGGTGCATCTGTCCGAGATCTCGTGGTCGCGCGTCAAACATCCGAGCGAAGTGCTCAAGGTGGGTGATAAAGTCAAAGTGTCTATCCTGAACATTGACCACGAGCGCAAACGGATCGCGCTATCGATCAAGCGGACCCAAAGCGAGCCGTGGACACGGGTGGCCGAACGCTATCAGTTGGGGCAAATTGTCGAAGGAACAGTGACGCAACTGGCCTCGTTTGGCGCCTTTGTACGGATTGAAGATGGGGTGGAAGGGCTGATCCACGTCTCAGAAATGGGTGATGAGCGTATTCAGCACCCACGCGACGTGCTAAGCGAGGGTCAAGTTGTGCAGGCACGGATCATCCGTATCGATCCGGCACGGAAGCGGATGGGGTTGAGTTTACGGCTCCAACAAGAGCCGTCGGAGGGCGGCACCGCAACGGAGGAGGCTGGCTAA
- a CDS encoding MBL fold metallo-hydrolase, whose product MITALLPNLYQLRLPLPFALNHVNVYLLRDSQGWTVVDTGLHTSAAETGWQTAFAELGIAPHQIHTIVLTHFHPDHFGMAGWLHERSGARVLLAPREIALAEEVWIHRADHDDPSLRHFLRHGMPVELVKQVVGAIALLRAGTRPHPPLTPLPAGTWLTMGERRFITIHAPGHSDGQLIFYAPDDRLALVGDQVLQKITPHIGVWPESDPDPLRKYLASLRELATLDVDLALPGHGKTIAAWQERIAELQHHHQNRLEAMLRAVQDGAETAFTVAQRVFDVERFTPHEARFAIAETIAHLELLVADGMLERHDDEALVRYRPRVSFANL is encoded by the coding sequence ATGATCACGGCTCTCCTTCCCAATCTGTACCAGTTGCGCCTCCCTCTGCCATTTGCCCTCAACCATGTTAACGTCTATTTGCTCCGGGATAGTCAAGGGTGGACGGTGGTCGACACCGGTCTGCACACCTCGGCTGCCGAAACCGGTTGGCAGACGGCGTTTGCCGAATTGGGGATCGCTCCCCATCAGATTCATACCATTGTTCTCACCCATTTTCATCCCGATCATTTCGGCATGGCCGGTTGGCTTCACGAACGCTCTGGCGCACGAGTCCTTCTCGCCCCGCGTGAGATTGCATTGGCCGAAGAGGTATGGATCCATCGCGCCGACCATGATGATCCTAGTTTACGTCATTTTCTGCGCCATGGTATGCCGGTCGAGCTGGTGAAACAAGTTGTCGGTGCGATTGCGCTGTTACGTGCCGGCACCCGCCCTCATCCACCGTTGACCCCTCTACCGGCCGGTACGTGGCTGACCATGGGCGAGCGGCGCTTCATCACCATTCATGCCCCTGGTCACAGCGATGGCCAGCTCATCTTTTATGCACCCGACGATCGGCTTGCCTTAGTAGGCGACCAAGTCTTGCAGAAGATCACGCCGCATATTGGCGTATGGCCGGAGAGTGATCCCGATCCGTTACGCAAGTATCTCGCATCGCTGCGTGAATTAGCGACCCTCGATGTCGATCTGGCCTTGCCCGGTCATGGAAAGACTATTGCTGCGTGGCAGGAACGAATTGCCGAACTGCAACATCACCACCAGAACCGTCTTGAGGCCATGCTCCGGGCAGTACAGGATGGCGCCGAAACGGCCTTTACCGTTGCGCAACGGGTCTTCGATGTCGAGCGCTTCACCCCACACGAAGCCCGTTTTGCGATTGCCGAGACAATTGCCCATCTCGAATTACTGGTTGCAGATGGCATGCTCGAACGCCACGACGACGAGGCATTGGTGCGTTACCGGCCGAGAGTATCGTTTGCCAATCTGTAA
- a CDS encoding PHP domain-containing protein, producing the protein MIDLHIHTNATPHHATWTPVALAVAAAARGITMIAVTDHNTTANVITTAMAGMHYGVRVVSGVEIDSAFNGKLWHTLVYGVDPEAPTLLDLCAEVINRNAADAAQLLRDLPAAGFRLPDLTNRDRPPTVADVALALARHNDLPGRIAGEGDEEAGMRFILTHFAAAYRPLGVDEIIGVAHDLGGLAVLAHPGRDKGIYAIPATDEDIAALAAVGLDGIEVYYPTHDAATRERLLAAAQRHHLLVSGGSDSHHPHQELATWRAADLTIVTRLR; encoded by the coding sequence ATGATCGATTTACACATTCACACCAACGCAACCCCCCATCACGCAACGTGGACACCGGTTGCACTGGCCGTTGCTGCGGCGGCACGTGGGATAACGATGATTGCTGTGACCGACCATAATACGACGGCCAATGTGATCACGACGGCAATGGCCGGAATGCATTACGGGGTGCGAGTGGTCAGTGGGGTAGAGATTGATAGTGCTTTCAACGGCAAGTTGTGGCACACATTGGTATATGGCGTCGATCCTGAAGCACCGACCCTGCTCGATCTCTGTGCGGAGGTCATCAACCGCAATGCTGCTGATGCGGCGCAACTGCTGCGGGACTTACCGGCAGCCGGATTCCGTTTGCCAGACCTGACCAACCGTGATCGACCACCGACGGTTGCCGATGTCGCTCTTGCATTAGCGCGTCACAACGACTTACCCGGCCGGATCGCCGGCGAAGGTGATGAAGAGGCAGGTATGCGCTTTATTCTCACGCACTTCGCCGCTGCTTACCGGCCACTTGGCGTCGATGAGATTATCGGCGTGGCGCACGATCTCGGCGGGTTAGCGGTGCTGGCCCATCCCGGACGCGACAAAGGGATCTATGCCATCCCCGCCACCGACGAGGATATTGCAGCGCTCGCTGCCGTTGGGCTTGATGGCATTGAAGTCTACTACCCAACGCACGATGCGGCAACCCGCGAGCGATTACTGGCCGCGGCTCAGCGTCATCACTTGCTGGTGTCGGGTGGAAGTGATTCGCACCATCCGCATCAAGAGTTGGCAACATGGCGGGCAGCAGATTTGACCATCGTCACCAGATTGCGCTGA
- a CDS encoding 5-formyltetrahydrofolate cyclo-ligase produces the protein MTNIATEKAALRAKMMILRDTLPEREQRSGQICARVQTLSAFATASAIHCYFPMRSEVDTRPLIAAALAAGKAVAVPIVVGRHQLEHSWIDSLAETEWVRGRFGTLQPRQIHPAHPGEWSVTIVPLLAFDRDRYRLGYGGGYYDMLLATTPTLAVGVAFAAQEIERLPREAHDYQLDLIVCEDGIRGDGRSM, from the coding sequence ATGACCAACATTGCTACCGAAAAGGCTGCCTTACGCGCCAAGATGATGATCCTGCGCGATACGTTACCCGAACGGGAACAACGGAGTGGACAAATCTGCGCACGGGTGCAGACCCTATCGGCATTTGCGACCGCCTCGGCGATTCATTGTTATTTCCCGATGCGCTCTGAAGTTGATACGAGACCACTGATCGCAGCAGCGCTGGCTGCCGGCAAAGCGGTGGCTGTGCCAATTGTTGTCGGTCGCCATCAGCTTGAGCATAGTTGGATCGATAGCTTGGCCGAAACGGAATGGGTGCGGGGTCGGTTCGGCACGCTCCAACCACGCCAGATCCATCCGGCTCATCCCGGCGAGTGGTCGGTGACGATTGTCCCGTTGCTGGCATTTGATCGTGACCGGTATCGGTTGGGCTACGGCGGTGGTTATTACGACATGCTCCTCGCCACTACCCCCACTCTCGCCGTCGGAGTAGCGTTCGCCGCCCAGGAGATCGAGCGACTGCCGCGGGAAGCACACGATTACCAGCTCGATCTCATTGTGTGCGAAGATGGGATTCGCGGAGATGGTCGCTCTATGTAG
- a CDS encoding rhodanese-like domain-containing protein yields the protein MEHFEPSSSQPPAWRLPAIIGGIIVIAGLLAFFITGTGTTAPKATPTTAPTVEAAAGHGDLSNSPPAPTISVTEAYQRWQNGNVIFVDMRSGEAYTAGHLPGALSLTTPDLNQRLAALPKDGLIITYGDASRPTAGQRGAQIFRDLGYGPVAALDGGIEAWQAANLPLERP from the coding sequence ATGGAACATTTTGAACCATCATCATCTCAGCCACCGGCATGGCGCCTACCGGCCATCATCGGTGGGATTATCGTGATTGCCGGTTTGTTGGCTTTTTTCATCACCGGTACCGGGACAACGGCACCGAAAGCAACCCCTACCACCGCCCCTACCGTTGAGGCGGCAGCAGGGCACGGCGATTTGAGCAACAGCCCACCGGCGCCAACTATCTCCGTCACCGAAGCCTACCAGCGTTGGCAGAACGGGAACGTTATCTTCGTTGATATGCGATCCGGTGAGGCGTACACTGCCGGCCACTTGCCCGGTGCGCTCAGTTTGACAACCCCCGATCTCAATCAGCGGCTCGCTGCCCTACCGAAAGATGGACTGATCATTACGTATGGTGATGCCAGCCGACCCACCGCCGGTCAGCGTGGAGCACAGATTTTTCGCGACCTCGGCTACGGGCCGGTAGCCGCTCTCGATGGCGGTATTGAAGCGTGGCAGGCGGCAAACCTGCCGTTGGAGCGACCATGA